The following proteins are co-located in the Gigantopelta aegis isolate Gae_Host chromosome 5, Gae_host_genome, whole genome shotgun sequence genome:
- the LOC121373825 gene encoding coadhesin-like: MMFIRGLFTILGLLILCVNSQWSTWTTQNVGLCSSSCVRTVTSSRQCRNSAASGGTTNCTGSNTRTIIENCKWEACRDARFVSSSSDPVDGGWSVWTTTVEGTCNASCSNKLGTVTITRTRFCNNPVPKNGGRKCVGNSTEITTESCEAPDCPVDGGWSPWTVTVGLCLSNCYRLENGTRNCTNPPPQRGGVTCSGVSRYVMDRKCTGGNCPENSSTIYARIFSVGNLVQIGGPVFITLVVAGSILSLVFTALCMIFINHKHELRHIRRMEKMRERKRRIRFGSPELIPLQHQGNEWQFTDQ, encoded by the exons ATGATGTTTATTCGAGGCCTCTTCACCATTCTGGGACTTCTCATACTCTGTG TGAACTCCCAGTGGTCAACGTGGACGACACAGAACGTCGGTTTATGTTCCTCCTCCTGTGTGCGAACTGTGACGTCGTCAAGGCAATGTAGAAACAGCGCAGCTTCCGGCGGAACAACCAACTGTACCGGAAGTAACACCCGCACCATCATAGAGAACTGCAAGTGGGAAGCGTGTAGAGATG CTAGGTTTGTTTCTTCGTCATCAGACCCAGTGGATGGCGGTTGGAGTGTTTGGACGACCACCGTTGAGGGGACGTGTAACGCCAGTTGCAGTAACAAACTGGGGACCGTCACCATCACCAGGACACGATTCTGTAATAATCCCGTACCTAAAAATGGCGGCCGGAAGTGCGTCGGAAATTCCACTGAAATCACTACTGAGTCTTGTGAAGCGCCCGACTGCCCAG TGGATGGTGGGTGGTCGCCGTGGACTGTCACCGTTGGTTTGTGTTTATCGAACTGCTACCGGTTGGAGAACGGAACACGTAACTGCACCAACCCGCCGCCACAACGAGGCGGAGTCACGTGCTCCGGGGTGTCCCGATACGTCATGGACCGGAAGTGTACAGGCGGAAATTGTCCGGAGAATTCATCCACCATATACGCACGTATATTTTCCGTAG GAAATCTTGTCCAAATCGGCGGTCCGGTCTTCATCACACTGGTGGTAGCGGGGAGTATCCTCAGCCTCGTCTTCACAGCACTGTGCATGATCTTCATCAACCACAA GCACGAACTACGTCACATTAGGAGGATGGAGAAAATGAGGGAGAGAAAACGTAGAATCAGATTCGGAAGCCCTGAATTAATTCCACTGCAGCACCAAGGCAACGAGTGGCAATTCACTGACCAATAG